A region of the Methylobacterium nodulans ORS 2060 genome:
CGAGGTGCTCGAGGCCATGCGCGAAGCGGCCGGGGACGACTACGTCATCGGTATCCGCATGTCCGGCGACGAGATGATCGCGGATGGTCTGAGCCACGAGGATTGCGTCGCCATTGCCACCGAATATGCCAGGCGCGGGCTCGTCGACTTCCTCAACATCCTCGGCGGCCAGGCCCGTGACGATATGGCCCATGCGATCTCGCTGCCGAACATGTCGTTCCCGGTCGCGCCGTTCCTTTTTCTGCCGAGCGCGATCAAGCGGGAGGTGGACGTACCGGTATTTCATGCCCAGCGCGTCACCGACCTCGCCACGGCCGCCCGGGCCGTCGCCGAGGGCCATGTCGACATGGTCGCAATGACCCGCGCCCACATCGCGGATCCGCATCTCGTCCGGAAGTTGTCCGAAGGCCGGGCAGACGACATTCGGCAATGCGTCGGTGCCGGCTATTGCATCGATCGCATCTATGTCGGGAAAGACGCCCTGTGCATCCAGAATGCCGCCACCGGCCGTGAAGCGACGATGCCGCACGAGATCCGCCGTGCGGAGGTGAAGCGGCGCGTCGTCGTCGTGGGCGCCGGCCCTGCCGGACTGGAAGCCGCCCGGGTCGCGGCCGAGCGCGGGCATTCGGTCGTCCTGTTCGAGAAGAACGCGGCCGCGGGCGGACAGATCACCATCGCCGCGAAGGCCGGCTGGCGGGAGGCCATGTCGGGCATTACACGCTGGCTGTTGTCCCAAGTGACCAAGCTCGGCGTCGACATTCGCCTCGGAACCGAGGCGACCGAGGCGGCCGTGCTCGCCGAGAAGCCGGACGTAGTCATCGTCGCGACCGGAGGCACGCCCTCTCGTGGCCATGCCAAGGGCGAGGAGGCTCATGCCGTGACGACGGTCGACGTTCTCACCGGCGCGGTCGAGCCGACCGGGTCCGTCCTCCTCTACGATGAGATGGGCCAGCACAACGCCGCCTCCGTGGCGGAACTCCTGGCCAAGCGCGGCTGCCTCGTCGAGATGGTCACGCATGACCGCATGATTGCGGAAGAGGTCGGCACGACGAACCAGCCGATCCATCTGCGTGAGCTGTACAAGCTCGGCGTGATGATGACGCCGAACATGGAGCTGATCGAGATCTATCCCGAGGGCAACCGGCTCGTCGCCGCCCTGCGCAACACGATGACGGATGCGGAAGAGGAGCGGGTCGTCGACCGCGTGGTCGTCGAACACGGCACCCTGCCGGTCGAGGGGCTGTACCACGCGC
Encoded here:
- a CDS encoding NADH:flavin oxidoreductase; protein product: MIANADALLKPLTIKGLTIRNRVMSTSHAPGYGRDGKPQERYQLYHEEKAKGGIGLTMFGGSSSVALDSPAAPWNQISVADDSVIPFFREFSDRVHRHGAKLMIQLTHMGRRTKWDTEHWLPTVSPSPRREPASRTIPKEIEEEDIARIVKSFADAVRRCREGGLDGCEVSAAHGHLIDQFWSPSVNQRTDKYGGSLENRMRFGIEVLEAMREAAGDDYVIGIRMSGDEMIADGLSHEDCVAIATEYARRGLVDFLNILGGQARDDMAHAISLPNMSFPVAPFLFLPSAIKREVDVPVFHAQRVTDLATAARAVAEGHVDMVAMTRAHIADPHLVRKLSEGRADDIRQCVGAGYCIDRIYVGKDALCIQNAATGREATMPHEIRRAEVKRRVVVVGAGPAGLEAARVAAERGHSVVLFEKNAAAGGQITIAAKAGWREAMSGITRWLLSQVTKLGVDIRLGTEATEAAVLAEKPDVVIVATGGTPSRGHAKGEEAHAVTTVDVLTGAVEPTGSVLLYDEMGQHNAASVAELLAKRGCLVEMVTHDRMIAEEVGTTNQPIHLRELYKLGVMMTPNMELIEIYPEGNRLVAALRNTMTDAEEERVVDRVVVEHGTLPVEGLYHALKAGSVNRGQTDQAAIVRGEPQPHDLSKGYALYRIGDAVAGRNIHAAIYDALRLCKDL